The genomic stretch aaaaccaaccccatcagtctgtcacatcacccccatgcataccagggaaactgtctcagcctcaagttatgcagcagtctcttatgctgtttgaagactccgctggcagggtttcccaagggcatccacctagcccttccccagcggtgaaagacatagaatgcactgacgcacaaccacttatgtttcctgatgatgaggacatgggaataccacctcagcatgtctctgatgatgacgaaacacaggtgccaactgctgcgtctttctgcagtgtgcagactgaacaggaggtcagggatcaagactgggtggaagacgatgcaggggacgatgaggtcctagaccccacatggaatgaaggtcgtgccactgactttcacagttcggaggaagaggcagtggtgagaccgagccaacagcgtagcaaaagagggagcagtgggcaaaagcagaacacccgccgccaagagactccgcctgctactgaccgccgccatctgggaccgagcaccccaaaggcagcttcaaggagttccctggcatggcacttcttcaaacaatgtgctgacgacaagacccgagtggtttgcacgctgtgccatcagagcctgaagcgaggcattaacgttctgaacctgagcacaacctgcatgaccaggcacctgcatgcaaagcatgaactgcagtggagtaaacaccttaaaaccaaggaagtcactcaggctccccctgctacctcttctgctgctgccgcctcggcctattctgctgctgccgcctcggcctcttcctccgcctctggaggaacgttggcacctgccgcccagcaaacaggggatgtaccaccaacaccaccaccaccacctccgtcaccaagcgtctcaaccatgtcacacgccagcgttcagctctccatctcacaaacatttgatagaaagcgtaaattcccacctagccaccctcgatccctggccctgaatgccagcatttctaaactactggcctatgaaatgctgtcatttaggctggtggacacagacagcttcaaacagctcatgtcgcttgctgtcccacagtatgttgttcccagccggcactacttctccaagagagccgtgccttccctgcacaaccaagtatcccataaaatcaagtgtgcactgcgcaacgccatctgtagcaaggtccacctaaccacagatacgtggaccagtaagcacggccagggacgctatatctccctaactgcacactgggtaaatgtagtggcagctgggccccaggcggagagctgtttggcgcacgtccttccgccgccaaggatcgcagggcaacattctttgcctcctgttgccacctcctccttctcggcttcctcctcctcttcttccacctgctcatccagtcagccacacaccttcaccaccaacttcagcacagcccggggtaaacgtcagcaggccattctgaaactcatatgtttgggggacaggccccacaccgcacaggagttgtggcggggtattgaacaacagaccgacgagtggttgctgccggtgagcctcaagcccggcctggtggtgtgtgataatgggcgaaatctcgttgcagctctgggactagccaatttgacgcacatcccttgcttggcgcatgtgctgaatttggtggtgcagaagttcattcacaactaccccgacatgtcagagctgctgcataaagtgcgggccgtctgttcgcgcttccggcgttcacatcctgctgctgctcgcctgtctgcgctacagcgtaacttcggccttcccgctcaccgcctcatatgcgacgtgcccaccaggtggaactccaccttgcacatgctggacagactgtgcgagcagcagcaggccatagtggagtttcagctgcagcacgcacgggtcagtcgcactacagaacagcaccacttcaccaccaatgactgggcctccatgcgagacctgtgtgccctgttgcgctgtttcgagtactccaccaacatggccagtggcgatgacaccgttatcagcgttacaataccacttctatgtctccttgagaaaacacttagggcgatgatggaagaggaggtggcccaggaggaggaggaggaggaggaggaagaggggtcatttttagcactttcaggccagtctcttcgaagtgactcagagggaggtttttggcaacagcagaggccaggtacaaatgtggccagccagggcccactactggaggacgaggaggacgaggatgaggaggaggtggaggaggatgaggatgaagcatggtcacagcggggtggcacccaacgcagctcgggtccatcactggtgcgtggctggggggaaaggcaggacgatgacgatacgcctcccacagaggacagcttgtccttacccctgggcagcctggcacacatgagcgactacatgctgcagtgcctgcgcaacgacagcagagttgcccacattttaacctgtgcggactactgggttgccaccctgctggatccacgctacaaagacaatgtgcccaccttacttcctgcactggagcgtgataggaagatgcgcgagtacaagcgcacgttggtagacgcgctactgagagcattcccaaatgtcacaggggaacaagtggaagcccaaggccaaggcagaggaggagcaagaggtcgccaaggcagctgtgtcacggccagctcctctgagggcagggttagcatggcagagatgtggaaaacttttgtcaacacgccacagctaactgcaccaccacctgatacgcaacgtgttagcaggaggcaacatttcactaacatggtggaacagtacgtgtgcacacccctccacgtactgactgatggttcggccccattcaacttctgggtctctaaattgtccacgtggccagagctagccttttatgccttggaggtgctggcctgcccggcagccagcgttttgtctgaacgtgtattcagcacggcagggggcgtcattacagacaaacgcagccgcctgtctacagccaatgtggacaagctgacgttcataaaaatgaaccaggcatggatcccacaggacctgtccgtcccttgtccagattagacattaactacctccccataaccatatattattggactccagggcacttcctcattcaatcctatttttattttcattttaccattatattgcgaggctacccaaagttgaatgaacctctcctctgcctgtgtgctaggcctaaatatatgccaatggactgttgcagtggtggctgacatgaagcctgattctctgctatgacatgcagactaattctctgctgacatgaagccagattgtctgttacgggacctctctcctctgcctgggtgctgggcctaaattatgacaatggactgttgcagtggtggctgacgtgaagcctgattctctgctatgacatgcagactgattctctgctgtacatgaagccagattgtctgttacgggacctctctgctctgcctgtgtgctaggcctaaatatatgccaatggactgttgcagtggtggctgacgtgaagcctcattctctgctatgacatgcagactgattctctgctgacatgaagccagattctctgttacgggacctctctcctctgcctgtgtgtgtgctgggcctaaatatatgccaatggactgttgcagtggtggctgacgtgaagcctcattctctgctatgacatgcagactaattctctgctgacatgaagacagattctctgttacgggacctccctcctctgcctgggtgctgggcctaaatatatgccaatggactgttgcagtggtggctgacgtgaagcctcattctctgctatgacatgcagactaattctctgctgacatgaagacagattctctgttacgggacctctctcctctgcctgggtgccggggcctaaatatctgagaatggactgttccagtggtggtttcaaaggaaaggaccggcacttcgctgatgtagatcacaatgtagatttattcagtcacatattcaaaatggcatagtgacgcgtttcagcacagatgtgctttcatcagactgcataaaacatcttacactccagctatttatacataaatgaaacacaaaggaactgacatcatcaaagaagctccgcctccctcattaaataaaattcgcatatcaaataatcgcaatgaaaaattcgcattgaaaaattcgcaattgaaaattcgcaactgaaaattcgcaattgaaaattgaaaattcgcaattgaaaattcgcaactaaaattcgcaactgaaaattcgcaattgaaaattcgcaaaaaacatatccactctatactggcgaagattttcagtcacatagtccattcttgcagtgattaatcacgctgaagaaaaaaagaaatatatttatcagattgcataaggccgaatgccttataggaagcaggacacattgtactcacgattgaggcccctgggctccattgtctgaagacgatggatccagtaagcctcccttttcaataacaatttatttctgtcaccccctcgacggggtaatgatacaccttcaataatctgatacctcaactgcgagatgttgtgttttttatcataaaaatgaaggggtattgggagtaataaattctgtttacggatagtagatttgtgtttacttagtctgtccttcattctcattgaggtttcccccacatatagtaatccacatggacatttaagaatgtaaaccacaaatctactatcacaagtgaacgtgccccttattggaatattttcacctgagtgagggtgggagaaacatgaaccctttataacgctggaacaattgacacagtttaaacaaggaaaagtgccccgtctaggtgtagataaagtactctgtcctctttctattttattacttcccacatccgcccggactattttatccctaatattttctgcccgtttatagcatatcatgggtggcctctggaactctcctatccgtggataggacttagataatatgtgccaatgttgattaacaatagtcctaaggcgctgggaccagggatggtatttaatcactaaggggatccttgtttctttcttagttctatctggtggtgtaatctcagctttattacgctgtattttcaatagatcaggggggtagcctcgctctctaaatttattggtcatatcgtctaatcttgtttgacacatatccctatcactaacgatccgtctaaccctctggtattgccgccctgcttcttactagaattgttccagtggtgggtgacgggaagccagattctctgctatggaacctctctccaattgattttggttaatttttatttatttaatttttattttaattcatttccctatccacatttgtttgcaggggatttacctacatgttgctgccttttgcagccctctagctctttcctgggctgttttacagcctttttagtgccgaaaagttcgggtccccattgacttcaatggggttcgggttcgggacgaagttcggatcgggttcggatcccgaacccgaacatttccgggatgttcggccgaacttctcgaacccgaacatccaggtgttcgctcaactctaaacctGACCTCTCGACTGGATTATCTGATCTCCACAGTTACTTCACACGCCTACCAAGCAAATGGAGCTGAGCACTCCCACCACGTGGAACCAGCGCCCTGGGTAAAATTGTCCTCACTCTCCGCTCTCTGTAACCAGTGCCCGAATACACACATAAGTGGGCTTTTATGCCATTGCACTGAACGGACACTGCAGCATCAGCAGAGCGGTAAGAGCCTCAGTGAGGCAAACCTGAATCGCTGAATCATTTGCACTTATTTTATACTGTGCGCTTACCCACATAGGGCTGTGACTTGACCTATTTGGTGGTGATCATCATTGGTAGCTACTATATTGCTGCACACTCAATATTGAGACTTCCTCCAGATATTGCTGTGTTTTCATTTTTGAGACGTTTTATACTGGATTTCGATTATCTGATGAGTGAAATGGGCCTTTGAATTATTTATTCCCCATCTGGAGACACCTATTCTATTATACATTTCCCTAATCAGcggatttaatttatttttattgttttttggaaTTTATTATGTATTGGATATATGCACTTATTATGTATTTAGTATACGCTTCTATTCATATGTATTGGATATAttcacttattattattattattattatgtatagAATAtacgtttttatttatattttattttgatcCTTTTATGGTCTACAAATATTGCATTGGAATAAATTACtggcacagttttactccagaaggtggtgtgcctaCTCTTTTGACTTGATTTTTACCCTCATTTTATACTGGGTGGGTGACCCAGTGAGCAGTGAACCCACTGTTATCCATCCAAGTGTTGAACCTCTCATCTgtttatttcagtttgtttttaaccgctcttctctgcccttgctgtacagtgagttgccataggaacccaggtgtgtgagcagccagcagagtgacagaagctagagtgtgagctgaaaaatcaggacatgatttctaaactgccaccactccctcattgtCAAGCCCACCTatacaaatcggctgctaatgtttttataaatgtatgttttaatgtaactataAAACACTTTGGGCAAcgacattgcaattaaatgtgctatataaataaataaaagttgaaatgcattgatgtcatacgctccaattcacaaaatagaataaatcatcactcaaaatagaatttaagcaaatatctttatttatttagttgggtaattaaaggccgcaatgcttattacttaaccaattaattataatctggttaatccaatttattctcaaatataaataagtaaatatttaaaccaataaaccatataacactcagtccactcagagagtgacttaacccccgtcaataagcaaagcgacaaaataaatagggaagggagggagggaacttgaaaaatacttacgtgaatgagccaaaatcgttattttctgttcttttataggttctcaaactggcagttaaagtgatctccaatcaaatttgaagatatcagcgcaagcacccacagcatctgggttaacccattcttcacataggtaagtaaataatataatcaacatattaactgtaatgttaggtgccatgtcatcatggctcaccacactgaaattatcagtatggttcgctccatgatgtcatacgctccaattcacaaaatagaataaatcatcactcaaaatagaatttaagcaaatatctttatttatttagttgggtaattaaaggccgcaatgcttattacttaaccaattaattataatctggttaatccaatttattctcaaatataaataagtaaatatttaaaccaataaaccatataacactcagtccactcagagagtgacttaaccccacaACGCCACATAAAAACAAGTGGCCCAATAAACATTGCAAGCCTTTAATAAAAACCATTATCAATTATGTTCTGCAAATCTGAAATGAATATATCACATCCAATATCAGAAAGCTGATCATCCTTTTCTTGGTAAAGTCCTCTAACGAATCCTTCTAATTCAACATGTCTGTAATTGCCATGACCAATTTCCTTCaaataaatctccatttttttattaattcttttccTAATTGTTTCCAGAAAGGATAACTCAGAATTGAACCAAGAAAATTTTGGGATGATGTCAGAAAATACGAGTACAACACCATCAAGTAAGTAGCATATTTTACATAACAATTCTTTTAATTCATAAATTAACAAATgcgttttgatttttcccaaatcaaacgagccaatatgtaaaataaacagGTCAGGTTTCGACATTTTTGAATATATAAGGCTGACATTCTTGAAGATATCAGAAATTTTAAGGTCAGCAAAGGAAAACCAGTTTATGGAAAATTCTGCTGAATAACCTAAATTAACAGTAGAATGTCTAAAAGCAGATCTTCTCTCAGCCAATTGAATCAGTTCATCCCCAAAAATCCATACAACTTTTGAAGGTCCTAAAATCAATAAACAACAAGGTTAGGCCGAATATAACATTTATAGCAATTGGACCTCCATCTACCAATACGTTTAATTACAGAACTATCTAAACCCAATTGCTCTGCAAAGGTTGCAGCACCTATACGAAATGAATGTGCTGAAAGTTTATAATTTACGTAACCTAAATCATTGAGACATTTATGAAATACAAAATTGAATTGAAATTTAGACAAATGGGAACCATCAGTGTGGTTAAATAAAGCATTGGAGTCAGGTTTCCTTACCTGAAACCATCTAGTAATATTATCAACTGGACAAATAGATTTAATCGGATAACTCCTCAAACACAACCAAACTCCTTTACTAAATTGGTCAGTCTTGGATTTTTTGATATAAATCTTTAGAATATCACTATTCAAAATTATGTCTGTCATCAATAATGGGGGATTTGAGATTTTATTgtctgcagcaatctcgcttaatcttagagcagcaaagaaagctatagaaaatgctgcagAAAATAAATTGGTTTCATATTCCGAAGAACAAACTAATACTAAATTACATATGACCTTTTGTAACAATTCAATAGATAAAGGGCTGGTCTTAACATTGGGGACTGACTTTCTTTTGATACCTTTAATCATTTGTTTAATGATAAAATTATTCAGAATAGAGCTTTCGCCttttaatttaaagaaaaaagaaatgcccgATAATTTTTTAGAAATAGAATCGGCTTGTAAACCGTTGTTgtaaagatatataataaatttgataaaattccctaaattaaaatcaatgtaagaaattttttgagatatgcaGAAAAGCTTCCAATCCAACCATGCGGCAGAATATGCTGCCCATGTATTCTTGGCTAATGAACCAAAAATAAGTTCATTAGTTAATCCTCTGATATCTCCCAAAGATGAGTTGGACAAGGAATTCCCATTCGGGAAGCTCGAGGTGTCATTAAGAAGAATTCCTTGAAGCGCTGTCGGGACAAATAATCAGCAATATAATTAGTTTTcccagaaataaatctagcttttatccaaatgttaaattttagacaTTGAAAAACTATCTTACGCAATAATGAAGAAACTAACGGAGACTTTGAAGTtaaacagtttatggaaaaaactACTCCCATATTGTCCGACCTTAGCAGAATTCTCTTATTCTGAAACACTGAGGACCAAATTGTTAGAGAAACTAGAACTGGAAATAATTCtagaaaaaccaaattttttgagTACTTGTTATTAGTAATCCAATTTAAAGGCCAACGTTCGGCAGACCAAAAGTTGTCAAAATAAGCACCATATCCAATAGCACCAGACGCATCTGTATAAAGAGACAAGGTGTCTGAGCCAACAAACTCTTCCTGCCAAATGGTGTGACCGTTAAATTCACATAAAAATTGCAACCAAACTGAAATGTCATCCTTTAGTTGTTTGGTGATGCGAATATGGGATCGAGGTGAGGACTTACCTGATGTGGCAGCATACAATCTTTTAGAAAAGACCCTTCCCATGGGAATCACACGAGAAATAAAATTAAGAGAACCTAAAAGAGACTGAAGTTGTTTAAGCgtaattttttcttttccggaTATGCGAGTTAATTGTTGAACAGTATTCTGGATTTTTTCCATTGGTATGCTAAATTCCATTGTTACTGTATTTATATCTATGCCCAAAAACTTGAGATTCGTAGTAGGATAGACAGTTTTATCTACAGCTAATGGAATGCAGAAATATTTAGCTATACCAATGAATCTATTCAGAAGATTCATACAATCATCCGAATCTTCACgacctataaataaaaagtcatcgaGATAATGTAGTAAAAATCCACTACCTGAGTGAATATCCATAACCCAGTGTAGAAAAGTTGAAAACGCCTCAAAATAAAAGCAAGATAGGGTGAATCCCATGGGAAGGGCCATATCATAAAAGAATTTATCGAGAAAATAAAAACCCAAAGAATTATAACCGATGGGGTTTATAGGTAGTAGTCTGAAAGCAGATTTAATGTCAGCTTTGGCAAGAAGAGAATTGCGGCCTGCTTTTTGTAAAAAAGACAAAGCTTGATCAAATGAGGAGTATTTCACActggctttatttttttccatctcatcgTTTAAGGAACTGAATTTAGGATAAGATAAATTGTGAATAAGACGAAAAGAATTTGGTTCTTTTTTAGGAACTAAAGCTAAAGGAGATATACGAAAATTCAAGAAGGGGGGAGAATCAAAGGGACCAGCAATCCTACCTGCCAAAATTTCAgattcaattttttctttaacaatgtcaatattttgttttacagataACGCATTTTCAACTAGAATGCAACCTGGACCCACAAATTCAGGTATGAAAAACCCATTGGTAAAACTGTCAATTAATAAATTAGCCATCTGAATGTTTGGGTAATGAcctagccactgaattattcttGGCAAATTCAGCGGAGTCACCTTGTTTAAACGATTGAATTTCCTTGTTAGAAATTGGGAAGTGAATACcttgttttttaaaacattttgaggCTGAATGAGAACCGGCACAGAAAGAACACTCGTGTCGGTATTTGCAATTATGTTGCCATCTGCAATGCGACTCGTTAAATGCGAAACAGATACCTTTTTTGACGTTAATGAAATTGGGTTGACGAAAAAGATTGTTTTTGTTAGGGAGCATTAAATTCAACCAAAGCCCGACATCTTTACTACCCCAATTTAGATTCGGATATACTGCAAGTTTCTGACGAAAGGATTCGTCATACAGACACCAACCCATTCCGCCAAAATTTCTATATGCCTCCAAAATAGTATCTACATGGTAAAATAAACCAGTACAAAGACTAGGAAATTTTTCACCCAAAACTGCTGCGTATATATTAAATGCTTGCAGCCAGTTAAAAAAGGATTTCTGGTGTAATTTTCTCTTTTCTTCAGAATCTGATTTTTTGTCTTTCAATAATTCACTTTTTAAATTCTCACTAGATgaaggaagaagagaaaaaatttcaacatattcttttctccaaattttttctttcacgCTCAAGGGTAAATGAAACCCTAAT from Bufo gargarizans isolate SCDJY-AF-19 chromosome 8, ASM1485885v1, whole genome shotgun sequence encodes the following:
- the LOC122945814 gene encoding uncharacterized protein LOC122945814 isoform X2, with the protein product MEDLLKQLIFRAESQGGEEWLRKCLQQGPDQQEELLLSSNPVCCAVPGASAELIDPPCDNFVRMREKPETRSPIKKRQRRDKRAYSPSQYAPPSKTKKTNLSSSRASRKIQRRHFQQHSTVTQEPSPASTVDHPPTSSASGPSKVVWIFGDELIQLAERRSAFRHSTVNLGYSAEFSINWFSFADLKISDIFKNVSLIYSKMSKPDLFILHIGSFDLGKIKTHLLIYELKELLCKICYLLDGVVLVFSDIIPKFSWFNSELSFLETIRKRINKKMEIYLKEIGHGNYRHVELEGFVRGLYQEKDDQLSDIGCDIFISDLQNIIDNGFY
- the LOC122945814 gene encoding uncharacterized protein LOC122945814 isoform X1 codes for the protein MANLLIDSFTNGFFIPEFVGPGCILVENALSVKQNIDIVKEKIESEILAGRIAGPFDSPPFLNFRISPLALVPKKEPNSFRLIHNLSYPKFSSLNDEMEKNKASVKYSSFDQALSFLQKAGRNSLLAKADIKSAFRLLPINPIGYNSLGFYFLDKFFYDMALPMGFTLSCFYFEAFSTFLHWVMDIHSGSGFLLHYLDDFLFIGREDSDDCMNLLNRFIGIAKYFCIPLAVDKTVYPTTNLKFLGIDINTVTMEFSIPMEKIQNTVQQLTRISGKEKITLKQLQSLLGSLNFISRVIPMGRVFSKRLYAATSGPSKVVWIFGDELIQLAERRSAFRHSTVNLGYSAEFSINWFSFADLKISDIFKNVSLIYSKMSKPDLFILHIGSFDLGKIKTHLLIYELKELLCKICYLLDGVVLVFSDIIPKFSWFNSELSFLETIRKRINKKMEIYLKEIGHGNYRHVELEGFVRGLYQEKDDQLSDIGCDIFISDLQNIIDNGFY